Part of the Arcobacter sp. F2176 genome is shown below.
TTGGATTGAGAAGTGAAAAGTTATTTTGAATAGATTCAAATCTTGCTATATTGTTATATTTTGAAGCTTCATTTGCTTTTGTTAAGCCGTAAGCACTATCATTAGAAGTTCCTATATATCTTACTTTTCCTTCTTTAACTAACTCATCAAAAGCTTTTAAAGACTCTTCAATAGGTACAATAGTATCTGGCCAATGCATTTGATAAAGATCTATATAATCAGTTTGAAGTCTTTTTAAACTTCCTTCTATAGCTTTTTTAATATGAAAAGAATCAATTGCTGTTAAACCATGTCTTGTAGGTGGGACAAACCAACCAGAAGCTGCTCCTGCAACTTTTGAAGCTAAGATAACAGAATCCCTAGGTTTTGTTTTTAACCATTCCCCTACTATCTCTTCAGTTAATCCACCTAAATCAGCGGTTGGTGGCACAGGATATATTTCTGCTGTATCAAAAAAGTTTATTCCACTTTCATAAGCTTTATCCATGATTTTAAAAGCTTCTTCTTTATTAGTAGTTGTACCAAAAGTCATAGTTCCTAAACAAATATCAGTTACTCTAAGTCCTGTTTTTCCAATGTATTTATAATTCATAGTAATACCTTTTAAAATTTTAAACTATTATATTACCATTAAAATTACTATTCCATTATACATATCTCATTTTTAACAATATCTTTGATAGTATTTATCGCTACAATGCCTACAACACAAGTAGTACAAACAATGAAAAAATATGATAAATAATAATAAATAATCTCTTTGTTTATAGAATAAAGTAACAATGTAGAAATTGTCATAGAAGCAAGAGGAAAAGTAAATGCCCACCATGAGATAAAAAACTTTATTTTTAAAAAATTTTTATACATAAAAAAAAGTAATAAAGTAAAAAATAGTCCTAAATTGAATAATACAATAGAAAAGACATCTAAACTACTAGTCAATTTATAATAGGCTAAAAATCCTACACTAGGAGGAGCTATAAGTATAAAAAGTGTTGGCATAAACTTCTGAGTAAATTTGTCATGAAAAATGATTCTATTTAGTATTATAGAAAACATGATTATCCAGAAAAAAATCCCAATAGAGAAAAAATACATTAAAACATTTTCACTAAGAAAATCAATTCCTGCAATAGGAATTACTAAATTTCCAATAATAGGGATAAACCAAGCTGGACTTGAGTGTTTTATATTTAAAGGTGTATTTATCCAAAACTTGAAAGTATAAAATGTAAAAAATAGTTGTAAAACTGTTCCAATAGTAAATAAACTATGTGAAACTTGAATATTAAAAGGTTTAAATAACATAGATACAAGAATAAAAGATATAGAAATAGCTGTAAAAAAGTTTATTCTAGTGGGATGTGAAAATTCTGCTTTAACTTCTTCATCATATTTCATCATTTTTATAAAATATATAATTAATATTATAAAAAAAATTATAATTGTAAAAAATGAAAATATTTCATAAAATATTTTGTTTATTCCTAAAACTTCATTTGCTTTGCTATAAACTAAACTTAGTCCCGATAAACCCATAATAATGGCAAACATTGTTACAGGAAAAGACTTCAATCTGTTTGGAACAAATTTTATAGTTTCATTATCCATTTTTAGCTACCCTTCTTTTTAAGGAATGATTATGGCAAAGAAAAAAGAGATTATAGATTTTCGAAATAAAGATATAACTTATAATATAGAAGGTATAAAATACAAAGTTTTACTTCTAAATAAAGCTAATATGAATGTTGAATTATCTTGTTTTGAAAAAGAAAAACTTACACAAAATAAAACAATCCCTTTCGCTCATCTTCCAAAATCTATTAAGTCCTTAATAAAACCAAATAACAAATAATTATAATATAATTATAAGATTATTACAAGGTTATTACAAATAGTCATTTAATAATAAGAATGATTATTAAAAAAAGTTCAGATAGCTCTAAAATTGTACCTAATGCATCACCATTTAAAAAACCTACATTTTTTCTTATAAATAGCGCAATTAAATATGAAAAAATAAAAGCAAAAAGAGTAAGAGATAAAGTTTTAAATCCCACGAGTATAATATTTGTCAAAGTAAAAACTAAAAGTGCTACAAAAAAAATATTTGTAGAGAGTGAGTTTTTAAGTTGATTTACAAATGAAGATTTAAATTCAAAGTTTTTAATCACAAACAAAAGCATCAATCTACTTATGACTATAATTGATACGAACTCTAGAAGATAGCCATTTAAAAACAGATATACAATCCCAGCAATTTTTAAAGTAAAAAAAGCAAAAGCATACAAAACTCCCATGGCACCAATAGTTGGTTCTTTGATAACTTCATAGGCATCTTTCCCACTATGTTTTGCATAAATAGCATCTACCACATCTATGATAGCTTCTGTATGAATAAATCCATAAAGAATCATATAAAACACAGCACATATAATAGCTCCAAACCAAGATAAATCAGATAAAAAATGGTATAAAACAAGAGTAATAAAACCAAGTATTAATCCAATTAGAGGAAAAGAAAAAAGCATAAAAGATAAAATCTCTTTTTTTGATAAGTCATCATCTTCTTTAAACTTCACAGGAAGTATTGTAAAATAGCTAAGAGCAAATTTAAAACCTAAGATAAAATTATTCATTTATATTTTCCAATATTTTATTTACATCAAGTCTATTTCTCATATTTGAAATAAAACTATCAATTGTATCTTTTTTATATACTTTAAAATCAAACTCTTTATAATCACTATTTATAGTTTTAAATAGTTTTGATCTAATATTATCATTGTCAAAAATAGCATGGATAAAAGTACCTTTTATATTATCTGTTTCATATGATATTTCATATTTTTTTGAAACTCCGTGGTGTATTTCAAAACCTTCAATTTCACAATCAAAGATTTTATAACTAGCTTTTTTAAGAACTTTCTCTTTTTCAAAGATTATCTCATCATCAATAAAACCAAAACCCTCTTCTATACAAGCTTCACTATTTTCCAATGCATACTTATCATCAAGTGTTTTAAACATCATCTCATAACCACCACAAAGTCCTAAAATAGTTTTTTTATACTCTTTTATCTTTTTAAATAAACCATTTGATTTAAGCCATTTTAGGTCTTTTATCACTAATTTTGAACCTGGTAGTATTATCATATCAAACTTATCAAGGGAGATATTGTTTTCTATAAACTCTAAGTTTATATTACTATCAGCAATCAAAGGTTCGAAGTCATTGTAATTGCTCATATAAGGATATGAAATAACCCCTACTCTTATAATACTATCTTTGCTATTTTGAGCATAATTTTTCAAACTTTGTGAATCTTCAAAACCTAGATTAAATGGCACATAAGGAAGCACTCCAAGAACTGGTATTTTAAAATCATTTTCTATGATTTTTATGCCCTCATCAAAAAGGGATAAATCCCCACGAAACTTATTTACAATCACACCTATTACATTTTTTTGTAACTCTTTTGGAAGAAGATTATAAACCCCATAAATAGAAGCAAAAACTCCACCCTTTTCAATATCTGCTACAAGTATGATTTTTGTATTGTATTTTGTGGCAATATAAATATTTGATAAGTCTTTATCCATAAGATTAAGTTCCACAGGACTTCCCGCTCCCTCACAAACAAGACAATCATACTTTTCATCAAGATAAGAAAAACATCTATCAACAGCAGGCTTTAAAAGGTCTAAATCTTTATAATAAGTAAGCACATCCTTGCTAGCTAAGACTTGCCCCTCAACTATTACAGAAGCATTACTTCCTCTACCTGATTTTAATAGGACAGGATTAAGATGATAAGAAGTAGGTACACCCAAAACCTGAGCTTGAAAATACTGAGCCACAGCAATCTCACTTCCATCATCACAAACATAAGCATTGTTTGATACATTTTGAGCTTTAAAAGGAGCAACTTTTACTCCTAAGTCTTGTAAAATCTTAGCTATTACAAAAGTAATAGTTGATTTGCCTGCATCACTTGATGTTCCAAAAATAGAGATATTATTCATCTAATTATTATCCTTGTAGTCAGATATGCTATTATTTGAGATATTATTAATAATTAATTTATCAAAAGGTCTTTTTAAATTCTTCATACAAAAATCATTTATTTTATTTTTTGCAAATTCTACTACTTTTAATATTTCATCTGTATAGTAATCTTTATTTAAATTTTCAAACCAAAGGATAAAATGAGCAAAAACTCTCAATTCCATTTCTTCAATATACGACTTCTCCGTTGGACAAATCTCTTCCATTATATATTCTACTATATAATATAAATACAACATAAGATAAGGTAATCTACTATATAAATAAGCCCATTGAGTTAATTTAGAATCCCAACCCGAAAAAATAAAGTTTACATTTAATTTTTCTGTTCTTATTGCCTCATGTTCTGTAAACAAATGCATAGCATGATTACAAATACCATCAAAATTATCATCACATTTTTTGTTGTATCTTAAATTTGTAAGATATAAAGAAGAAAATAAATCAGATAGTCCAAGTTTATTAAGTACAGTATTTATTCTTTTTTGATGTCCTTCAATTCCACCTGCATTACTCGGTCTTAACTTTAAAGGATTTTCAGACATACTTTCTCCAAATGTAAATTCATCAATAACTATTGATTCTAACAAATATAGAGTTTCTTGGATTGGCTTCCTTATCAACATATATGTAACATTTAGTTTTGCTTTTTTTGATGAAATCAAAGCTTCATAAATACAATGTAATGTATCAGATAAAAGTGCTGGTAAAATAAAAGTTTTTAATACTTTATTTCGCTCTTCATATAATTTATATTTAGATAAAAAACTTAAAATATCTTCATCATCTGTAAGATTATTAGCAATTTCTTCTTTTAAAGCAAATTCATAATTAAAAATATTTTCTTTTTCTCCATACACTAAAACATTTGCCAATATATCATGAATAAAAAAACATAATTCATGACCTGATTCAAATTCTCTTGGCAAAAAAACATTTTTCACTTATTTCAACCTTTGAGCAAGTCCAAGTTTCACTTCATAAACTTCATCACAGATACTTGCTAACTTTTGTCCTATGATTCCACTTAGGTCTACATATTTACGGCTAACTTTTTCAAAAGGTATAACACCACTACTTACGTCATTTAGTACAAAAACTATATTTGCATTTATTGATGCTAGTTTTTCTATTTCTTCTAAAAGTTTTTCTTCTTCTTTTTCAAGTCCATTTAAAAGCCACATGGAGATACAATCTATCAAATAAGTATTATCATCTTTGATGACTTTTGATAAATCAAATTTCTCTTCTATGGTTTCAAACTTATCTTTTCTTTGATTTTGATGTTTTAAAACCTTGTTTTGCATCTCTTTATCACCATAACTATTATCATAGGTTGCTATATAATATGGCTTTTTATTTTTTGAGAGTTCTATTGCTTTTGCTTCTGCAAGTTTACTTTTTCCTGATTTTTGTCCGCCGTAATATAGTATCTTCATTATAGTCCTAAGAAGTTTTTGATACCAGTAAATACAATCTGTGCTGCAAGTGCTGATAAAAATAGACCTGTGATTTTTGATATTACTAATAAACCTTGTTTCCCAATGATATTTTCAATGATACTTGAGGTATAAAGCATAATTCCTATAACTAAAACAGCACTTATCAATGCTAAACTTCCCATTATCATTGATGATGTGCTATCAAAAGTTGCACCCATCACAAGTAAGATACCAATAGTTCCTGGTCCTATTGTAACAGGAATTGCTAAGGGTACTACTGCAAGCTGAGAGATATCTTTAGTCCCTACTTTGCCACTATCTTTATTACCTTTTATTAAATCAACTGCTGATAAAAATAATAAGGCACCAGCACCTATTCTAAAAGCATCTAAAGTTATACCAAAAACTGCAAATATATGTTTTCCAAAAAAAAGTAAAATCAAACTCATAATAATCACTGAAATTGTAACTTTGATAGCTAAAGCTTTTCTCTCTTTTGCTGTTGCCTCATTTGCTACGGTTAAAAAAACAGACAATACAAAAAATGGTGTCATAATAAAAAACATTTTTAAAAATGTTGCTATAAAAATATCCATACTATTATCCTAAAAAGCTTTCAACTTGTTTGGTTATATCAGCTTTTGACAAACCATTTAAAAGCCCATACATTAAAGCTGCTCCTGCACCAACACCCTCTTTTGCTTCACCTTCATCATATAATTTTAAAGCAGGATGAGATGAAAGTGAGAAATCAAAATCCACATAATAAGCATCAATTTTAAAATCAAGTAGTTCCAATAGTGCTTTTATATCACTTTTTTCATCTTCTTGAACCCATTTTGTAGTGCATATTGCTAAGTTTGAAGTTTCAAATTCTCCACCCATGGTTCTTAAAATTGAGTTTACTATTAGAAGTACTGAAGCCATCTGAGTTCCACCTGCTAGGACTACCTTTATTTTATTATTTAATCCTAAAATAAAACCAGCATTAAATATTTGCATATTGTCTGACACTCGTCCAAGTTTTGCAAAGATATCATCGTCACTTCTTACATAAGATAACGCATTTTTAACTGTTTCATCTCTTATTGTTGTAGGAGAGTCTTTAAAAGAACTTGAAAAGAACTCTTTACAATCATAATCCAAAGCTTGGCAAGTAGCTCTAGCTGTTGTAGTACCACTTGGAACACTTTCACCTAAAATTATATAGTCATCTTGGCACTCATAAGTTTGACCAAAAGCTAATCCCTTTTGAAAAATATCAAGTGCATCTATTTTTGCATCAAGAGCGATTGATTTTGAGGGAGATATTCCAAAAGAGTGTGTTTTGAAATAATCAACTTGTGGAGATACTTCAAGTCCTAAATCTAGAAGTTCTATATTTGAATATGGCTTTAAAAGATGTACAGCTCTTGTAATAAGAGCAGGAGTTGGTACTCCACTTGGTGTTGTTGCTATCTCACTTAAACTTCGAAGTTCCCCTGTACATAAAAACTCACTATCAAGTGTAGGAGTCAAATGTATCTTTCCTGGGATTCCAGCTTGTGTTAGACCAGCTATATTTACCGTTTGTGTATTGCTAAGGCTTAACATAAAAGTAGCCTTTTTGCCCCTTAAAAATTCTGCAAAATCAATCTTACCTATAATATTTTTTACCAAGTTCTTTCCTATATCAAATCTATAAATTTATTTTTGAAAATAATGTTATCATAATCTCTATTAGTCAAATGCCTTTTAACACAATAATAAAGTGAAGCATATCTTAAATAGACAATAAAATCATCTAGTTTTATCTCTTTATTATAAGCATTTAAAAGTATATTTATCTCTTCTTTATTGCTACACCAAGATAAAGCTACAACTGCCAAATCAAAGATAAAGTCGCCCTCACAAGCATCACTAAAATCAAAGACACAAGTTAGTTTATCTTCACAAAAAGTTGCATTATCTAAAAAGAGATCTCCATGAATAATACCATCATTTTTAAGCTCTATTTTTAAAGAATCAAACTCCTCTTGAAATGCTTTGTTTCCAGTTTTTTCTATCAATACTCTTAATTGCGACTTACCAAAAGCAGAGAGATTATTATGTTTTTTATTTTTTGTCATTTTGTGAAAAGAGCTTAAAAATTGCCCTATTTGCTCCAAATGAGTTGATTTTACAAACTCCACTACACTCTCACCCTTTGCTTTAGAAAAAACAAGACCTCTTTTTCCTTTTATGAAAATATTATCTTTTATGACTTTTGGCACACAAAGATTTCTTGTGTAGTTTAAAAGTTCGATTTCAGCATCGATATTAAAAAGATTTTCTTCTTCATATATCTTTAAAATATAATCATTATCCAAAATATAGACAGTATGACTTTCACCATTTTTTGTCTCTTGTAAAGATTTTATATCAAAAAAAGGTTTTATATCTTCATAAAAAAGTTTAGTTTTTACTCCCACTATATGACCTTGATATCTTTCATTGATTTTCTTTTTTCCCACTCTAGGGTTAAAAGTTCTGGTTCATCTAAAAACCCATCCACATAACCAACTGTCAAATAAGCTATTAGCTTATGATTTTTTTCTATATTTAAAATCTTTTTTACTCTTTTTGGTTTTAAAATACTTACCCAACCAACACCAATATTATGAGCCCTTGCCATCAACCAAAAGTTTTGGATAGCACAAACTACACTATACTCACCCATCTTTTTTTGGCTTGTTTGCCCTAAGACTCTTTTATCACTTTTTTCATATAAAACTGCGATATTTAAGTAAGACTCTTTTATACCTTCAAGTTTTAGTTTACTATAGAGTTCTTTATCTTTAAAAATCTCTTTTGCTTTTTCATTTTCTTTTAGGAAGTCTTGATATATCTCATCTCTTTTTTTAGCATCTTTTACTATCACAAATTTCCAAGGTTGTGAGAAACCAACGGAGGGAGCATCGCAAGCAGCTTGAAGAAGTTTATCGAGGGTTTCATCATCTATTTTTTTATCTAAAAATCTATTTCCTCTCACATCTCTTCTAGCTTTTATAATCTCATCTAAACATGCTATATCAGCAGATGTAAACTCTCTCATAACTCTTTTTTCCTCTTATTTGTTATATATAAACTTTATAGTACCATTGCATAAAAAAGAGAACTTTTGAAATCAAATAATCAATTTAGTCATGGTGGTGATATTTTAGCTTTTAGCAAAAAAATAGGCTCAAAATCAAAAGAAATAATAGACCTATCTTCAAATATCAATTTTCTAAAACCAAAGATAAAAACAGACCTAAATAATTTAGATATTTCAAACTATCCAACATATGAAAAACTATATAAAATAATAGCAAAAAAATATAGTGTAAAAGCTGATGAAATAGAACTTTTCAATGGTGGAAGTAGCGCAATTTTTTCATTCTTTAGATATATCGATTTAAAGCACTGTACAATATATTCTCCTGCTTACTTAGAGTACAAAAAAGCAGCACAAACTTTTGGATTCAAAATTGATTTGATAAATAGATTTGAACAGATAAACAAAAAAGTAAAAAAGAACTCTTTAGTTATCTTTGTAAACCCCTCAACTCCTGATGGAGAATATTATGATTTGGACAAACTATTTAACTCTTGGCTTGAAAAAAACTGCACTATTTTTGTAGATGAAAGTTTTTTAGACTTTACAAATAAAAAATCCATCATAAGAAAATTAAAAAACTATGATAAGCTATATATTTTAAAATCTATGACAAAGATATATAGTAGTGCAAGTATAAGAGTTGGTACACTTATATCAAATGCTAAAAATATCAAAAAAATAAAAGATAAAGAGCCTTTATGGAAGTTATCACATTTTGACTCTATTTATTTGCAAAATGCTATTAAAAACAGAGACTTCATAAGTGAAACTATCAAAATCACAGAAGAAAATAAAAAATATACTATCAAACACTTGGAAAGATTTGATTTCATAAAAAAGATATATAAAAGCCAAGCAAATTATTTATTACTAAAGCTTCAAGACTGTGATGCTCAAACACTACAAGATAAATTAATTTCTTACAAAATCATGATAAGAGATTGTTCTAACTTTGATTTTCTAAATAACTCTTTTGTAAGAGTTGCTATAAAAGATAAAACAGCCATGCAAAAGTTTATAAAAGCTTTGAAAAGAGAGTTTAGATGCATTTTATAACTGTTTTAGTAGCTTATTTTTTTGATTATATTTTTGGAGAATTAGAAAAAATAAAGTTCTTCAAACATCCAATTATTTTTATGGGTAATTATATAAAATGGTTTGAAAAAAACTTTTATAAAGACTCTATTATAAGAGGTGTTACTTTGACACTTTCCTTGCTTAGTATAGTTTTTATTATCACATATTTTCTAAGTCTTTTTGATAATATTTTAGTCCAAGGATTTTTATGTTCTTTTGCAATCTCATCTAAAATGCTTTATGATAGTGTAAAAGAAGTTGTCCACTCAACTGACCCTAAACACGCTATTTCTATGTTAGTTAGTAGAGATACAAAGGATATGAGTGAAAGTGATATAAATAAAGCTGCGGTTGAGACATATGCCGAAAATTTAAGTGATGGAGTAATAGCTCCCATGTTTTATATCTTGCTTTTTGGACTTGTTGGGGGCTTTATATATAAGGCTATAAATACCCTTGATTCTATGGTTGGTTATAAAAATGAAAGATATGAAAATTTTGGCAAGTTTTCTGCAAAACTTGATGATGTAGTAAATTATATACCCTCACGAATAACAGCTGTTTTGATAGCTTTATTTTTCAACTCATTTAATGCTTTAAAAAACTTTTATTCATATGGTAAACTCCATGATAGTCCAAATGCTGGGCATCCTATTTCTGCTATGGCTTTAGCTTTAAAAGTAAAAGTAGGAGGTCCAACTTCTTATTTTGGGAAAGTAAAAGAGAAAGCTTATTTTGGTGAAGGAAGAGAAGAGATATTAAAAGAAGATGTTCTAAATGCACTTAATTTTAAATCAAAATTTGATTCACTACTTTTACTTATGGCAATAATCTTTTTTTTATTAGTTTAGTATTTCCTCTAAACATACAGTGCAAATATGTACCAAATACTTTCTCTTTCTCCCAAGAACCATATTTCCCAATAAGTGCTTTTGATTTAGACAATCTATCAAAACCACTATTTTCATCAAGGGGTTTTGTATAGTGAAAAGCATGACCTTTTACACCATCTTCATTGAAATAGTATCCCATCCTTTGAAACCTTTTCTCTTTTGTAAAACTTACATCTAGAATAGAACTCATAGGTTTATCATCAACAGCAACTCCCAAATATAAAAGTCCAGCACACTCAGCATATATGGGTTTTTCTTGGGCATGTTTTATAAGTGAGGATTTAAAATTATGCGAGTTTTTAACCCTTTCAAAGGCTGTGTCAGTCTCAATATAACCACCACAGATATAAACTATATCTACATCACTTGGAATAATCTCATCTTTTGTAGAATCTACGATAACTACTTCTTCAAAAATCTCTTTAAAAAAAACTAAATTATCATGATACAAAAAAGAGAAGTTTATATCATGAACTATGGCTAATTTTTTATTCTGTTTTGGTATCTTTTCAAAGGGATAATTAGATTTGAACTTTTTATGTACTTTTGATATCTTTTCTAATCTTTTCATATCAATATGTTCTAAAACATCTTGGCTTATTTTTTCTATCTTTCCTAAATCTTTTAAATCAAGTCCTAAATGAGTCTCATCTAAGGATTCCAAACCTTTTTTTATCCAACCTAAAACAACAATATCTTTAAAATCTTTTTCTATTATCTTTTTTATTAGTTCATAGTGGGATTGTGAAGAGATTTTATTTAAAATTACAGCTTTTATTGTATTGTGTTTTTTATAGGTTTTTAATCCTTGTAAAAGGGCACTTACGGTTATATAACTTCCACTTCCATCAAGTAAAATAATTGTAGGAATTTTTAGAAGTCTTGAAATATCATAGGCACTACTCTTTTTATCATGTCCATCATAAAATCCCATAACACCTTCACAAATAGAGATTCTTTTATCACTATATTTTTCAAAAATCCATTTTATTTCATCTTTGCTCATCATATATCTATCAAGGTTTATACTAGGAGTTTGACAAACTATTTTATGAAATTGAGGATCTATAAAATCAGGTCCCATCTTAAAAGGTCGAACTGATTCTTTGAAGTGATATAATAAAGCTGTCGTTAAGACTGTCTTGCCTTGGTTTGAAGCACTTGCACTAATACATAAAGCTTTCATCTTATTGCCTTTTATTTCTTTTTATCAATAAATATACAAAAAATGGAGCTCCAATAAAAGCAGTCACAACTCCAATAGGTAAAGTTGAAGCCGTATTTAAGTTTCTTGCAATCAAATCAGAAGCTACTAAAAAAACTCCACCATAAAAAAATACTGGAAAAATAAGCTTATCTGCACTCTTTTTATAAATCAATTTAATAATATGGGGAATAACCAAACCAACAAAACCTATTGGTCCAACAAAACTTATACTTATTCCCACACTTAAAGATATAACTATTAGTAAAAGAAGATTTAACTTATGTACATTTAAACCTTTTAAAAAAGCTGTATCATTTGATATAAGCAAAAGTTTTATTTCTGATTTTTTCCAATAAATAATACCATATAAAATTACACTTACAAGTAACAATGTTGTAACACTTGTAAATCCAACAGTATCTAAACTCCCTAAAGTAAACCGAACAATAGAATAATTTTGTTGTAAATTACTCATATAAAAAACTAACATCAAAGCCGATGAATAGAAATATGATAAAGCAATACCAATAAGTAAAATAGAATTTGTAGAAACCGATATGGAATTTTTATTTATTCTTTTTGATATAAAATACAAAATTATAATCGTCAGAAGTGAACCAAAAGCTGAGGAAATAGACATAATAACAGCTGGAAAGAATACAATCGAAATAGCTGTAAAAAGTGTCGTTCCACTTGCTATTCCTAGAGTATAAGGAGTGATAAGTGAGTTTTTAAATACTATTTGAAAAATCAAACCACCTAAAGCTAATATTCCACCAACAAAAAATGCCAATAAAACCCTAGAAACTCTCAAGTCCCAAAAAACTTGGTTAGTCATAGTATTATTATTAAATATATCATTTATATTTAGAGTTATCTCCCCTAAAAATGGAGCTATTAATAAAATGACTAAGGCTAATAGGAAAAGTAGTTTTTTCATAGATTAACTACCAAGTGCTCGTTAATTTTTATAATTGAATTATTATAAAATTTTTCTAAATTTTCATTTGAAAAAAATTCGTCATTTTCTCCAAAAAACTCAATCTTTCCTGAATCCATATATAAAATCTTGTATTTTAAAGCATGGGCTAAATCTAAATTATGAGTTATAATAATTTTTTGTTTCAAAAAATCAGATTTAAAGATATCAAATACCTCTTTTATCCTACTTATATCTAAGTTTGCTGTTAGTTCATCAAAGATTGTAATTTGAGCATCATGCATAATACTAGAGCCCAATAATAAAAGTTGTTTTTCTCCTGAACTAAAAGTTGTACAATGTTTATTTTCTAATTTTTTTAAATTTAATAGTTCAATAACCTTATCAATCTTTTCATTATCTACATAAGCTATACAAGATAGTTCTAAAAATTCTCGTAAGGTTATATACGCATCAAATATCTCAAATTTTGGTGGAATATAATTTATTAGAGTTGCTCTTTGTTTATCACTTATATTTTCAAGATTTTGATTAAATATTTTTACACTATTATTTTCTATTAGGTTAGATAAAACTTTTGCAAGGGTTGATTTCCCAGCACCATTGTGTCCAAGAATTATTAAGTTTTCATTCTCTTTTATGTGAAAAGAGATATCTTTTAAAATGGAACTTGTGTAGTTATTTATCTCTAACATTCTCTAATATCTTCTTAAAATCTTGTATAAAATAGACAACCCTTTGACTAGGAATTCCTGCATATAATTTATCTACTGCATATACATTTTTATTTTTTGCTGCATTTATTGGTAAATCTAACCATAGTTTTTTCACCTCTTCTAGCTCTTTAGTTTTGCCTTCAAAAAATGGTGCAAGTAAAACTATAATATCAGGGTTCATTTTGATTATCTTTTCTGTATTTACAACTGGTTGTGCTTTGCTTTTAGATTGAAAAGCATTTACATTTCCACTAGCTTTTATAATATCTTCAAAATACAA
Proteins encoded:
- a CDS encoding aldo/keto reductase, which produces MNYKYIGKTGLRVTDICLGTMTFGTTTNKEEAFKIMDKAYESGINFFDTAEIYPVPPTADLGGLTEEIVGEWLKTKPRDSVILASKVAGAASGWFVPPTRHGLTAIDSFHIKKAIEGSLKRLQTDYIDLYQMHWPDTIVPIEESLKAFDELVKEGKVRYIGTSNDSAYGLTKANEASKYNNIARFESIQNNFSLLNPRFLDELSTICRKEQISLLPYSPMAGGVLSGKYNAGFYPEGARFSSYIQNKSKRVQAMANRFVNDKTMAATAKYMDLAKKLGISPVTLAVAWSKQHDFVASTIIGARELVQLDDSLKALDIVLDNNTLEEIKTIQSDILYPMG
- a CDS encoding SLAC1 anion channel family protein, whose amino-acid sequence is MDNETIKFVPNRLKSFPVTMFAIIMGLSGLSLVYSKANEVLGINKIFYEIFSFFTIIIFFIILIIYFIKMMKYDEEVKAEFSHPTRINFFTAISISFILVSMLFKPFNIQVSHSLFTIGTVLQLFFTFYTFKFWINTPLNIKHSSPAWFIPIIGNLVIPIAGIDFLSENVLMYFFSIGIFFWIIMFSIILNRIIFHDKFTQKFMPTLFILIAPPSVGFLAYYKLTSSLDVFSIVLFNLGLFFTLLLFFMYKNFLKIKFFISWWAFTFPLASMTISTLLLYSINKEIIYYYLSYFFIVCTTCVVGIVAINTIKDIVKNEICIME
- a CDS encoding adenosylcobinamide-GDP ribazoletransferase, which produces MNNFILGFKFALSYFTILPVKFKEDDDLSKKEILSFMLFSFPLIGLILGFITLVLYHFLSDLSWFGAIICAVFYMILYGFIHTEAIIDVVDAIYAKHSGKDAYEVIKEPTIGAMGVLYAFAFFTLKIAGIVYLFLNGYLLEFVSIIVISRLMLLFVIKNFEFKSSFVNQLKNSLSTNIFFVALLVFTLTNIILVGFKTLSLTLFAFIFSYLIALFIRKNVGFLNGDALGTILELSELFLIIILIIK
- a CDS encoding cobyric acid synthase, which produces MNNISIFGTSSDAGKSTITFVIAKILQDLGVKVAPFKAQNVSNNAYVCDDGSEIAVAQYFQAQVLGVPTSYHLNPVLLKSGRGSNASVIVEGQVLASKDVLTYYKDLDLLKPAVDRCFSYLDEKYDCLVCEGAGSPVELNLMDKDLSNIYIATKYNTKIILVADIEKGGVFASIYGVYNLLPKELQKNVIGVIVNKFRGDLSLFDEGIKIIENDFKIPVLGVLPYVPFNLGFEDSQSLKNYAQNSKDSIIRVGVISYPYMSNYNDFEPLIADSNINLEFIENNISLDKFDMIILPGSKLVIKDLKWLKSNGLFKKIKEYKKTILGLCGGYEMMFKTLDDKYALENSEACIEEGFGFIDDEIIFEKEKVLKKASYKIFDCEIEGFEIHHGVSKKYEISYETDNIKGTFIHAIFDNDNIRSKLFKTINSDYKEFDFKVYKKDTIDSFISNMRNRLDVNKILENINE
- a CDS encoding bifunctional adenosylcobinamide kinase/adenosylcobinamide-phosphate guanylyltransferase, with the protein product MKILYYGGQKSGKSKLAEAKAIELSKNKKPYYIATYDNSYGDKEMQNKVLKHQNQRKDKFETIEEKFDLSKVIKDDNTYLIDCISMWLLNGLEKEEEKLLEEIEKLASINANIVFVLNDVSSGVIPFEKVSRKYVDLSGIIGQKLASICDEVYEVKLGLAQRLK
- a CDS encoding MarC family protein, with product MDIFIATFLKMFFIMTPFFVLSVFLTVANEATAKERKALAIKVTISVIIMSLILLFFGKHIFAVFGITLDAFRIGAGALLFLSAVDLIKGNKDSGKVGTKDISQLAVVPLAIPVTIGPGTIGILLVMGATFDSTSSMIMGSLALISAVLVIGIMLYTSSIIENIIGKQGLLVISKITGLFLSALAAQIVFTGIKNFLGL